The Dokdonella koreensis DS-123 genome has a segment encoding these proteins:
- a CDS encoding fibronectin type III domain-containing protein → MHIFRRSILLFLVTAAIVASASAADPETANTLRWKARSETGTYGYLVYRGDHATGPFKRLNARVVQKHAAADEQYAFADTDVVAGRTYYYRIYAVNDNGVKKPLSPVLPKIAGGEQAVSDLKTKGTR, encoded by the coding sequence ATGCACATTTTCCGTCGCTCGATTCTGCTGTTCCTGGTCACCGCCGCCATCGTCGCGAGCGCGTCGGCAGCGGATCCGGAGACCGCCAATACGCTGCGCTGGAAAGCCCGCAGCGAAACCGGCACGTACGGCTACCTCGTCTATCGTGGCGATCACGCCACCGGCCCGTTCAAGCGGCTCAATGCACGCGTCGTGCAGAAGCACGCCGCTGCCGACGAACAGTACGCCTTCGCCGATACCGACGTCGTCGCCGGCCGGACGTACTACTACCGGATCTACGCAGTCAACGACAATGGGGTCAAGAAGCCGCTGAGCCCGGTCCTGCCGAAAATCGCCGGTGGCGAGCAGGCCGTATCCGATCTCAAAACCAAGGGCACACGCTAA
- a CDS encoding DUF1328 family protein yields the protein MLHYAVVFLVIALIAAVLGFGGIAGAAAGIAKILFVVFLVLFVVSLFFGRRRPPV from the coding sequence ATGCTCCACTACGCCGTAGTCTTTCTGGTGATCGCGCTGATCGCCGCCGTGCTCGGTTTCGGCGGGATCGCCGGTGCCGCCGCGGGCATCGCCAAGATCCTGTTCGTGGTCTTCCTGGTCCTGTTCGTGGTGTCGCTGTTCTTCGGCCGTCGCCGCCCGCCGGTCTGA
- the aceK gene encoding bifunctional isocitrate dehydrogenase kinase/phosphatase: MQARPDPTSVPARAAALILDAFLDYNARFSDITRRAKRWFERRSWRQAQIDLVWRLDLYEECLAETLGRLELLLDDRVRSRPLWRQIRDAFDHQVAPLLDRELSKTFFNSLSRRFFHTTGVAADIEFVALDSDPTAHVVRAVERTPYPLGTEPAHAVERVFADFPFACGYADAAADAAAVLDALAAQLDALDCGAATAIELLPTPFFRERRAYLVGRAFGERAGTPLVIALVSTAEGIRADAVLTDAARISMLFGFTRSYFLADLPTIADTIVYLHGLMPHKPIEELYTVLGRAKQGKTERYRHLFRHLAAHPAERLVRADGERGMVMAVFTPRDYPLVFKVIRDRFAYPKDIGRRQVEEKYRLVFRYDRIGRLVDAQEFRHLRFPLDQFDPPMLDELLRECAETVTTDGDDLVVAHCYVERRLRPLNLYAREAEPAAALQAVLDYGQAIKDLARSNIFPGDLLLKNFGITRGGRAIFYDYDELCLVESCRFRALPDARDEDETRPLEDWLTVRENDVFPEQFPRFLGIPAELRAALIATHGEIFDPRWWQAVQAGLAAGDYADVPPYPPSARLAALPA; this comes from the coding sequence ATGCAGGCCAGACCCGACCCGACCAGCGTGCCCGCGCGAGCCGCGGCACTGATCCTCGATGCGTTCCTCGACTACAACGCGCGCTTCTCGGACATCACGCGGCGCGCCAAGCGCTGGTTCGAGCGGCGCAGCTGGCGCCAGGCGCAGATCGACCTGGTCTGGCGCCTGGACCTGTACGAGGAATGCCTGGCCGAGACGCTGGGCCGGCTGGAGCTGCTGCTCGACGACCGCGTCCGCTCGCGCCCGCTCTGGCGCCAAATTCGCGACGCCTTCGATCATCAGGTGGCGCCGCTGCTCGACCGCGAGCTCAGCAAGACGTTCTTCAACTCGCTGTCGCGACGCTTCTTCCACACCACCGGTGTCGCCGCCGACATCGAGTTCGTCGCGCTCGACAGCGACCCGACCGCCCATGTGGTGCGGGCGGTGGAGCGCACGCCCTACCCGCTCGGCACGGAACCGGCCCACGCCGTCGAGCGGGTATTCGCCGATTTCCCGTTCGCCTGCGGCTATGCCGATGCGGCCGCCGATGCGGCGGCAGTCCTCGACGCGCTCGCTGCGCAGCTGGACGCGCTCGATTGCGGCGCAGCGACGGCGATCGAACTGCTGCCGACGCCGTTCTTCCGCGAGCGGCGCGCCTACCTGGTCGGCCGCGCCTTCGGTGAGCGGGCCGGCACGCCGCTGGTGATCGCCCTGGTCAGCACCGCCGAGGGGATCCGCGCCGATGCCGTACTGACCGACGCCGCGCGGATCTCGATGCTGTTCGGCTTCACGCGCAGCTACTTCCTGGCCGACCTGCCGACGATCGCCGACACCATCGTCTATCTGCACGGCCTGATGCCGCACAAGCCCATCGAGGAGCTCTACACCGTCCTCGGTCGCGCCAAGCAGGGCAAGACCGAGCGCTACCGCCACCTGTTCCGGCACTTGGCTGCGCATCCGGCGGAGCGGCTGGTGCGCGCCGACGGCGAGCGCGGCATGGTGATGGCAGTGTTCACGCCGAGGGACTACCCGCTGGTCTTCAAGGTGATCCGCGACCGCTTCGCCTATCCGAAGGACATCGGCCGCCGCCAGGTGGAGGAGAAGTACCGGCTGGTGTTCCGCTACGACCGCATCGGCCGGCTGGTCGACGCGCAGGAGTTCCGCCACCTGCGCTTCCCGCTGGACCAGTTCGACCCGCCGATGCTCGACGAGCTGCTGCGCGAGTGCGCCGAGACGGTGACCACCGATGGCGATGATCTGGTGGTCGCCCATTGCTACGTGGAACGGCGGCTGCGGCCGTTGAACCTCTACGCGCGCGAGGCCGAGCCGGCGGCGGCGCTGCAGGCGGTGCTCGACTACGGCCAGGCGATCAAGGACCTGGCGCGCAGCAACATCTTCCCCGGCGATCTGCTGCTGAAGAACTTCGGCATCACGCGCGGCGGCCGCGCGATCTTCTACGACTACGACGAGCTGTGCCTGGTCGAGTCGTGCCGGTTCCGCGCGCTGCCCGACGCGCGCGACGAGGACGAGACGCGGCCGCTGGAGGATTGGCTGACCGTGCGCGAGAACGACGTCTTCCCGGAGCAGTTCCCGCGCTTCCTGGGCATCCCGGCCGAGCTGCGCGCCGCGCTGATCGCCACGCACGGCGAGATCTTCGATCCTCGCTGGTGGCAGGCGGTGCAGGCCGGCCTGGCCGCCGGCGACTATGCCGACGTGCCGCCCTACCCTCCGTCGGCCCGGCTGGCCGCGCTGCCGGCATAA
- a CDS encoding peptidoglycan -binding protein: MSLLRRRRAFDIWPGFVDALTSLIMVMIFVLLIFAIGQFVLSDSLVGKNRALDALNAQVAELARTLSLSQDANRALDARVAELAASLGTTGAERDQAQAQAAALGADIAALDALKKELEAEVAQLGMQLDTSKEDLVRQTDLTAAAVAQTELLNRQLAAIREQLGSLQAALDVARQDNVAKDLRIADLGKELNLALANRVGELERYRSEFFGRLRQVLGHRGDVRVVGDRFVVPTDILFESGSADLGPEAQAQLAGLAATVAEVAAEIPSSIDWVLRIDGHTDRRPIATDRFPSNWELSTARAVAIVKYLVVQGIPAHRLSANGFGEFQPLDPGSSADAYARNRRIELQLTNR; encoded by the coding sequence TTGAGCCTGCTGCGCCGCCGTCGTGCCTTCGACATCTGGCCCGGATTCGTCGATGCGCTGACCTCGCTGATCATGGTGATGATCTTCGTGCTGCTGATCTTCGCGATCGGCCAGTTCGTGCTGTCCGATTCGCTGGTCGGCAAGAACCGCGCGCTGGATGCGTTGAACGCGCAGGTGGCGGAACTGGCCCGCACGCTGTCGCTGAGCCAGGATGCCAACCGGGCGCTCGACGCCCGGGTCGCCGAGCTGGCTGCCAGCCTCGGCACGACCGGTGCCGAGCGTGACCAGGCGCAGGCGCAGGCCGCCGCGCTCGGGGCCGACATCGCCGCGCTCGACGCGCTGAAGAAGGAACTGGAAGCCGAAGTCGCCCAGCTCGGCATGCAGCTGGACACGTCCAAGGAGGATCTCGTCCGGCAGACCGACCTGACCGCGGCCGCAGTGGCCCAGACCGAGCTGCTGAACCGCCAGCTGGCCGCGATCCGCGAGCAGCTCGGCAGCCTGCAGGCCGCGTTGGATGTCGCCAGGCAAGACAACGTCGCCAAGGACCTGCGCATCGCCGACCTCGGCAAGGAGCTCAACCTGGCGCTGGCCAACCGGGTCGGCGAGCTGGAGCGCTACCGGTCGGAATTCTTCGGCCGCCTGCGCCAGGTGCTCGGCCACCGCGGCGACGTGCGCGTCGTCGGCGATCGGTTCGTGGTGCCGACCGACATCCTGTTCGAGTCCGGCTCGGCCGATCTCGGGCCCGAGGCGCAGGCGCAACTGGCGGGGCTGGCGGCGACCGTCGCCGAGGTCGCCGCCGAGATCCCGTCGAGCATCGACTGGGTGCTGCGCATCGACGGCCACACCGACCGGCGGCCGATCGCCACCGACCGCTTCCCGTCGAACTGGGAGCTGTCGACCGCGCGTGCCGTCGCGATCGTGAAGTACCTCGTCGTGCAGGGCATTCCCGCGCACAGGCTGTCGGCCAACGGCTTCGGCGAGTTCCAGCCGCTCGATCCGGGTTCCTCGGCGGACGCCTACGCGCGCAACCGGCGCATCGAGCTGCAGCTGACCAACCGCTGA
- a CDS encoding DUF2126 domain-containing protein, protein MSIHVALNHVTRYRYDRPVHLGPQLVRLRPAPHCRTRILSYALVVRPAGHFINWQQDPQSNYQARLVFPEPAREFSVEVDLVAEMAVLNPFDFFLDPGAERFPFGYERALRRELTSYLVRAPLTPRFADYLAAVPRSPAPTVDFLVALNRRLARDIAYLIRMEPGVQSPEQTLENGSGSCRDSAWLLVQLLRHLGLAARFVSGYLIQLVADVRPLDGPAGPAADFTDLHAWAEVYLPGAGWIGLDPTSGLLAGEGHIPLACSPEPGAAAPISGAVDPCEVVFGHTMAITRLRESPRVTRPYARAQWQAIDALGERVDAELARADVRLTMGGEPTFVAADDPDGAEWNIAALGPTKRRRAVALFAHLKARYAPDGLAHFGQGKWYPGEQLPRWSLNCFWRRDGEPLWRNAALIADETTGHGADTTLAGAFVEEVAVRLGLDPGFAFPAYEDLLYYLWRERRLPGNVDPSDPRLGDALERARLVRVFGQGLGRVVGHALPLARPLDTWQTGPWFLRSEQCFLVPGDSPMGYRLPLDSQPWVADADYPYVHPLDPARVPGPLPRHSQLRREVHGLHPEAGSLRPPPAVAVRRPSPGESAAWIARTALCAEPRDGTLYVFLPPLARLEHYLALVAAIEATAESLGTPVILEGYEPPRDPRLEVLRITPDPGVIEVNIQPAASWRALVDQTTHLYEAARTTRLAAEKFMLDGRHAGTGGGNHLVLGGATPFESPFLRRPDLLRSLIAYWHNHPSLSYLFSGLFVGPTSQAPRVDEARNDALYELEVAFDQFPDGTGELPPWLLDRLLRNVLVDVTGNTHRAEFCIDKLYSPDGPAGRLGLVELRAFEMPPHAQMSLAQQLLLRTLVARFWKAPYRPARLARWGTELHDRFMLPYFVEQDFADVIAETRAAGYPVELDWFRPHLAFRFPQIGDYAAGGAVLELRHALEPWHVMGEEGAIGGTVRYVDSSVERLQVRLTGLAPDRYLATCNGRRLPLRPTGRAGEYVAGVRFKAWQPAAGLHPTIPVQAPLVFDLVDAWSQRSAGGCQYHVAHPGGRNYASFPVNAFEAESRRLARFFRLGHTPGPIEPPDEAPSAEHPFTLDLRRAALR, encoded by the coding sequence ATGTCGATTCATGTTGCGCTGAACCACGTCACCCGCTACCGCTACGACCGGCCGGTGCACCTGGGGCCGCAGCTGGTGCGCCTGCGTCCCGCGCCGCATTGCCGCACGCGCATCCTGTCCTACGCGCTGGTGGTCCGCCCGGCCGGACACTTCATCAACTGGCAGCAGGACCCGCAGTCGAACTACCAGGCGCGGCTGGTGTTTCCCGAACCGGCACGCGAGTTCAGCGTGGAGGTCGATCTCGTCGCCGAGATGGCGGTGCTGAACCCGTTCGACTTCTTCCTCGATCCCGGGGCGGAGCGGTTCCCGTTCGGCTACGAGCGCGCACTGCGCCGCGAACTGACCTCCTACCTCGTACGCGCCCCGCTGACGCCGCGGTTCGCCGACTACCTCGCGGCGGTGCCGCGCAGTCCGGCGCCGACCGTCGACTTCCTGGTCGCGCTCAACCGCCGCCTGGCACGCGACATCGCCTACCTGATCCGCATGGAGCCCGGCGTGCAGAGTCCGGAGCAGACGCTCGAGAACGGCTCGGGCTCGTGCCGCGATTCGGCCTGGCTGCTGGTGCAGCTGCTGCGCCATCTGGGCCTGGCCGCGCGCTTCGTCTCCGGCTACCTGATCCAGCTCGTGGCCGACGTGCGGCCGCTCGACGGGCCGGCCGGCCCCGCGGCCGATTTCACCGACCTGCACGCCTGGGCCGAGGTCTACCTCCCGGGCGCCGGCTGGATCGGGCTGGATCCGACGTCGGGCCTGCTCGCGGGCGAGGGCCACATTCCGCTGGCCTGCTCGCCCGAGCCGGGTGCGGCGGCGCCGATCAGCGGCGCGGTCGACCCGTGCGAGGTGGTCTTCGGCCACACGATGGCGATCACGCGCCTGCGCGAATCGCCGCGCGTGACACGGCCGTATGCACGGGCGCAGTGGCAGGCGATCGACGCGCTCGGCGAGCGCGTGGACGCCGAGCTGGCGCGCGCGGACGTGCGCCTGACGATGGGCGGCGAGCCGACCTTCGTCGCCGCCGACGATCCCGACGGTGCCGAGTGGAACATCGCCGCGCTGGGACCGACCAAGCGGCGTCGCGCGGTGGCCTTGTTCGCGCACCTCAAGGCACGCTATGCGCCTGACGGCCTGGCGCATTTCGGCCAGGGCAAGTGGTATCCGGGCGAGCAGCTGCCGCGCTGGTCGCTCAACTGCTTCTGGCGCCGGGACGGCGAGCCGCTCTGGCGCAACGCCGCCTTGATCGCCGACGAGACCACCGGCCACGGCGCCGACACGACGCTGGCGGGTGCCTTCGTCGAGGAGGTCGCCGTCCGCCTCGGCCTCGATCCGGGCTTCGCGTTTCCGGCCTACGAGGACCTGCTGTACTACCTGTGGCGCGAGCGGCGCCTGCCCGGCAACGTCGACCCGTCCGACCCGCGCCTGGGCGACGCGCTCGAGCGTGCGCGCCTGGTCCGCGTGTTCGGCCAGGGACTGGGCCGGGTCGTCGGCCACGCGCTTCCGCTCGCCCGGCCCTTGGATACCTGGCAGACCGGCCCGTGGTTCCTGCGCAGCGAGCAGTGCTTCCTCGTGCCCGGCGATTCGCCGATGGGATACCGCCTGCCGCTCGATTCGCAGCCGTGGGTGGCCGACGCCGACTACCCCTACGTGCACCCGCTCGATCCGGCGCGCGTGCCGGGGCCGCTGCCGCGGCATTCGCAGCTGCGGCGCGAGGTCCACGGCCTGCACCCGGAGGCTGGGTCGCTGCGCCCGCCGCCCGCCGTCGCGGTGCGCCGGCCCTCGCCGGGCGAGTCCGCCGCCTGGATCGCCCGTACGGCGCTGTGCGCCGAGCCGCGCGACGGCACGTTGTACGTCTTCCTGCCGCCGCTGGCGCGGCTGGAGCACTATCTCGCGCTGGTCGCCGCGATCGAGGCCACGGCCGAGTCACTGGGAACGCCGGTGATCCTCGAAGGCTACGAGCCGCCGCGCGATCCACGCCTGGAGGTGCTGCGCATCACGCCCGACCCCGGCGTCATCGAGGTCAACATCCAGCCCGCTGCATCCTGGCGTGCCCTGGTCGACCAGACGACGCACCTGTACGAAGCGGCACGCACCACGCGGCTGGCCGCGGAGAAGTTCATGCTCGACGGGCGCCACGCCGGCACCGGCGGCGGCAACCACCTGGTGCTCGGCGGCGCCACGCCGTTCGAGTCACCGTTCCTGCGGCGGCCGGACCTGTTGCGCAGCCTGATCGCCTACTGGCACAACCACCCGTCGCTGTCGTACCTGTTCTCCGGCCTCTTCGTCGGGCCCACCTCGCAGGCGCCGCGCGTGGACGAGGCGCGCAACGACGCGCTCTACGAGCTGGAGGTGGCGTTCGACCAGTTCCCGGACGGCACCGGCGAGCTGCCGCCGTGGCTGCTCGATCGCCTGCTGCGCAACGTGCTGGTCGACGTCACCGGCAATACGCATCGCGCCGAATTCTGCATCGACAAGCTCTATTCGCCGGATGGACCGGCCGGCCGCCTCGGGCTGGTCGAGCTGCGCGCGTTCGAGATGCCGCCCCATGCCCAGATGAGCCTGGCGCAGCAGCTCCTGCTGCGCACCCTGGTCGCGCGCTTCTGGAAGGCGCCGTACCGGCCGGCGCGCCTGGCCCGCTGGGGCACCGAGCTGCACGACCGCTTCATGCTGCCGTACTTCGTCGAGCAGGACTTCGCCGACGTCATCGCCGAGACGCGCGCCGCCGGCTACCCGGTCGAGCTGGACTGGTTCCGCCCGCACCTGGCATTTCGTTTCCCGCAGATCGGCGACTACGCGGCCGGCGGCGCCGTGCTGGAGCTGCGCCATGCACTGGAGCCTTGGCATGTCATGGGCGAGGAAGGGGCGATCGGCGGTACCGTGCGGTACGTCGACTCCTCGGTCGAGCGCCTGCAGGTGCGGTTGACCGGCCTGGCGCCCGACCGCTACCTGGCGACCTGCAACGGCCGCCGCCTGCCGCTGCGGCCGACCGGACGGGCCGGCGAGTACGTGGCGGGCGTGCGCTTCAAGGCCTGGCAGCCGGCTGCCGGCCTGCATCCGACGATCCCGGTGCAGGCGCCCCTGGTGTTCGACCTGGTCGATGCCTGGTCGCAGCGTTCGGCTGGCGGCTGCCAGTACCACGTCGCCCATCCAGGCGGTCGCAACTACGCCAGCTTTCCCGTCAACGCGTTCGAGGCCGAGAGCCGGCGGCTGGCGCGCTTCTTCCGGCTTGGCCATACGCCCGGGCCGATCGAGCCGCCGGACGAGGCGCCGAGCGCGGAACATCCGTTCACGCTGGACCTGCGCCGGGCCGCGCTGCGCTGA
- a CDS encoding flagellar motor protein MotA encodes MNSYPSRVLTGMFVFLLALGVLVAALAPRLADIFMANPFFNGIILTVLLAGVAVNLRQVLVLAADTRWIASFRRSNPDAPPPGRPHLLAPMARLLAGRERGRSALSAPSMRTILDSVQIRLEESRDLSRYLIGLAIFLGLLGTFWGLLVTIRSVSEIIGALGIGSDAAAMFGALKEQLKEPLAGMSTSFSTSLFGLASSLAIGFLDLQAGHAQNRFYNELEEWLSGMTRLSSGSALEGDASVPAYVQALLEQTADGLERMQRAIVENERERRGTNEQLAELGAQLARLNETLGRDARERQAAVAAQDELKVVLRHLAQQSGAGAGLSDDLRSELRLLSRTVAAAVSGRSSRDGADPESRP; translated from the coding sequence ATGAATTCCTACCCCAGTCGCGTCTTGACCGGCATGTTCGTCTTTCTCCTCGCGCTGGGCGTCCTCGTCGCCGCGCTGGCGCCGCGGCTGGCCGACATCTTCATGGCCAATCCGTTCTTCAACGGCATCATCCTGACGGTGCTGCTGGCCGGCGTGGCGGTCAATCTGCGCCAGGTGCTGGTCCTGGCGGCCGATACACGCTGGATCGCCTCGTTCCGGCGCTCGAACCCGGATGCGCCGCCGCCGGGACGGCCGCACCTGCTGGCGCCGATGGCGCGCCTGCTGGCCGGCCGCGAGCGCGGGCGGTCCGCCCTGTCGGCGCCGTCGATGCGCACGATCCTCGACAGCGTCCAGATCCGCCTGGAGGAGTCGCGCGACCTGTCGCGCTACCTGATCGGCCTGGCGATCTTCCTCGGCCTGCTCGGCACGTTCTGGGGCCTGCTGGTCACCATCCGGTCGGTGTCGGAGATCATCGGCGCGCTCGGCATCGGCTCGGACGCTGCGGCGATGTTCGGTGCGTTGAAAGAGCAGCTGAAGGAGCCGCTGGCCGGCATGTCCACCAGCTTCTCGACCTCGCTGTTCGGCCTGGCCAGCTCGCTGGCGATCGGCTTCCTCGACCTGCAGGCCGGCCATGCGCAGAACCGCTTCTACAACGAGCTGGAGGAATGGCTTTCGGGCATGACCCGGCTTTCGTCCGGTTCGGCCCTGGAAGGCGACGCCTCGGTGCCGGCCTATGTCCAGGCGCTGCTCGAGCAGACCGCCGACGGCCTGGAGCGCATGCAGCGTGCCATCGTCGAGAACGAGCGCGAGCGGCGCGGTACCAACGAGCAGCTGGCCGAGCTCGGCGCCCAGCTGGCGCGGCTCAACGAGACGCTCGGCCGCGACGCGCGCGAGCGGCAGGCGGCGGTGGCCGCCCAGGACGAGCTGAAGGTCGTCCTGCGCCACCTGGCGCAGCAGTCCGGCGCGGGTGCCGGCCTGTCCGATGACCTGCGCAGCGAGCTGCGCCTGCTGTCGCGGACCGTGGCGGCCGCCGTGTCCGGGCGGTCCTCGCGCGACGGCGCCGATCCGGAGTCGCGCCCTTGA
- a CDS encoding pseudouridine synthase, whose protein sequence is MLIALNKPYGVLCQFTDRDGRPTLADFVTTPGVYAAGRLDRDSEGLLLLTDDGALAHRLTDPRHKQPKTYLAQVEGQPADADLAPLRRGIVLNDGPTLPVQARVLPAEPAGLWPRDPPIRFRKDTPTAWIELVLREGRNRQVRRMTAAIGLPTLRLVRIRVGDHALDGLAPGATRCLAR, encoded by the coding sequence ATGCTGATCGCGCTCAACAAACCCTACGGCGTGCTGTGCCAGTTCACCGACCGCGACGGTCGTCCGACGCTGGCCGATTTCGTGACGACACCCGGCGTCTACGCGGCCGGGAGGCTGGACCGGGACAGCGAGGGCCTGCTGCTGCTGACCGATGACGGTGCGCTGGCGCACCGCCTGACCGATCCGCGCCACAAGCAGCCCAAGACCTACCTCGCACAGGTGGAAGGCCAGCCGGCCGACGCGGACCTGGCGCCGCTGCGGCGCGGCATCGTGCTGAACGACGGACCGACCCTGCCGGTGCAGGCGCGCGTGCTTCCGGCCGAGCCGGCCGGGTTGTGGCCGCGCGACCCGCCGATCCGGTTCCGCAAGGACACGCCAACCGCCTGGATCGAGCTGGTCCTGCGCGAGGGCCGCAACCGCCAGGTGCGGCGCATGACCGCGGCGATAGGCCTGCCGACGCTGCGCCTGGTGCGCATCCGCGTCGGCGACCACGCGCTGGACGGCCTGGCGCCGGGCGCGACCCGGTGCCTGGCGCGCTGA
- a CDS encoding class I SAM-dependent methyltransferase, giving the protein MSRLLLVSLTLLALGACSQDAAPPVAPTAPSPPAATDQPAETTPPATAADLSTAKLDGVLAGAWRSETNKARDAWRHPKETLAFFGVSAGQTVVEISPGGGWYTEILAPWLKGSGTYVAAITAPSASDYAKRGAEAFRAKLAGDSERFGEAQVIEYDPAAPVLGPAGSADTVLTFRNVHNWKDQAPGMFQAFFAVLKPGGTLGVVDHRAAVGTDLDADRQSGYVPQDYVIRLATDAGFQLAAQSEINANPKDTKDYEKGVWTLPPTLTLGDVDREKYLAIGESDRMTLKFVKPAQ; this is encoded by the coding sequence ATGTCCCGCCTTCTTCTCGTTTCACTGACGCTGCTCGCCCTCGGCGCCTGTTCGCAGGATGCCGCCCCGCCGGTGGCACCGACCGCCCCGTCGCCACCGGCCGCCACCGACCAGCCCGCCGAAACGACGCCGCCGGCGACGGCGGCGGACCTGTCCACCGCGAAGCTCGACGGCGTCCTGGCCGGTGCCTGGCGCTCGGAGACCAACAAGGCACGCGATGCCTGGCGTCATCCGAAGGAGACGCTGGCGTTCTTCGGCGTCAGTGCCGGGCAGACCGTCGTGGAGATCTCGCCGGGCGGTGGCTGGTACACCGAGATCCTCGCGCCGTGGCTCAAGGGCTCGGGCACCTATGTCGCCGCGATCACCGCGCCGTCCGCATCGGACTACGCCAAGCGCGGCGCCGAGGCCTTCCGCGCCAAGCTGGCCGGCGACAGCGAGCGCTTCGGCGAGGCGCAGGTGATCGAATACGATCCGGCCGCGCCGGTGCTGGGCCCGGCCGGATCGGCCGATACGGTGCTGACCTTCCGCAACGTGCACAACTGGAAGGACCAGGCGCCGGGCATGTTCCAGGCGTTCTTCGCGGTGCTCAAGCCGGGCGGCACGCTCGGCGTCGTCGATCATCGCGCCGCGGTCGGCACCGACCTGGATGCGGACCGCCAGTCCGGCTATGTCCCGCAGGACTACGTGATCCGCCTGGCGACCGACGCCGGCTTCCAGCTGGCCGCGCAGAGCGAGATCAATGCCAATCCGAAGGACACGAAGGACTACGAGAAGGGCGTCTGGACGCTGCCGCCGACGCTCACGCTCGGTGATGTCGATCGCGAAAAATACCTGGCGATCGGCGAGTCGGACCGGATGACGCTGAAGTTCGTCAAGCCCGCGCAGTAA